Sequence from the Drosophila innubila isolate TH190305 chromosome 3L unlocalized genomic scaffold, UK_Dinn_1.0 0_D_3L, whole genome shotgun sequence genome:
TGGATATTAAACATAACTTTCAGTAGAGCGCATCaaatgtacaaatttaaatcttaagctctatatattttttactttatatatttgcaatatttagCGGCCTATCACTGACAAataacgtttatttttatctatttttgtttatgtttatgtgaaGCTAATTTGCATATGTGAAGCATAATTAATTAGCACGAAATTTTGTGTAGTGTTTAACTAAAATGTAGTACCCAATTAAATTAGATGGGTATATTATTACAAACTAAATTAAGGTGTTATTTTTTCGCTAGTCTGCAAAACTTGTAACTTGTTTAGGTCGGATTTCCAtaacttgtttttataaatagtatattCATTTAGACTTAAAGCAAAAAGTTAATGATTAATTAGAATTTAGCGTTGACTAACATGCCACACAATCAAAAAACTCTTATCGCCTCGATTTTCGATCGTTTGATTTGGTTCCAGTTGAATACTGTTCTCCATGTCATTGTCATCTGcaagaatttcatttaaaataattaataaatttagttcACAATAAATTATGCACTATTTACATATAATGCGACAGACTACAGGGTTTTTTCAGATATGTTACAGAAAAACATTATAgaatgaatattattaatttggttCTTTGATCTAATATTTTAGTTTGCTGCAGAACTActtggaatattttttaaattaagttttgattagtatttagattttattcttttaaactGAAAGTGcgcatattttttatggtaatttttAGATAAGCCAGCAATTTTACACTTAAAAAGatagttaataatataaataatatttgaaataaaataatattgttaagtaaaaagcaaaaagataaaaactaATACCATTAGAAGTTAGATACCGCATTTAAAAagtgtgttttgtgtttttcttataGTGACTCCGGCTAAAAAgttaagtttaaaaacaatttgattattataaaTGTGGCTTAGagtatttaagttttatatatacaagagcggagatattttttatataattgttcctttgttttttttttatttgaatttagtttGAATAGGACATTTTACAAGGACACCAAGGGACACCACTTGTGATCTCTGAGTGGTTTTGTTGGAACTGTGACGAAAAGTGCATAATATACAGCATGTGAAATTatgtttttgacaaaattaaaaaaatgcacaaacaaTTACAATATGTGACATAATTAGACATACTGTATATGGGGAGAAAAGTGATATCAAATTGCAACAGAACGAAATAAACATTGAACATAAAGTTTGCATAAACCTTAGAGGGTCAGGGTCGGATCGTAACGGAACGGATCTTGAATCAGGTCACATATACGGACGGCGCTTTTGGGGCTCAGTTAAAATGCTGCAATCCAATTTGAACTTCCGACGCTGAGCGGAGAGCACTACAAATTGAAGGTACTACACGTTCGTCAggttaaacaaaaagaaaatgcgaTTAAATCAACGAGTACGAGACGAAAACGAATAcgtaacaaaataaaaactaagcaGTAGAAACTAAACAgcgcaaataataaaaaagaaaaacaaaaacaaaccaaaaataaaaacagagatcaataaaatcaaaaaacaaaaatgataagGCTTACGTATCGACTTTCCAAACTATCAAATGCGCTGCATTATCACTAGCATCATATTTATCATGTCCTGCAGATGGGAATTTGAATATGGAACGATTATACAAAATGgattgcatatatatgtagattcAGTCGGATCAGATCAGTCTGCCAGATGGATATAGGCTACGATAGATAAGCTACAGCTTCGACGATCCTTGACTCCACTTACTTATGCGAAAATCAATGTAACCCTCGCCGCCGCACATGACCAACATATCGGGACGCTTGTTGCTAAAGGTTAAAGTTCCATTCGGTTGCTGCAACATCGGCACTGACACAAAGAACTTGACGGCATCACGATGACCATGGAAGGACAGTTGAGCATTGGCCATGCAACACAATGGCATTTGGCCATGGGGATCAGCTGGTCGATTAAATCGAAGAGATTACAATTAATACATTGTATCGAAATAATGTTGCACTGCTACTTACATGATTTCTGCTGCGTCTCGGCAAGCGGCACAGAGATGATGACGCCATTGCTGGTGCCGATCCAGAGTCGATTGCAGGACACCATCAAAGCTGTGATGCGCACGAAGCTAAAGCCCAGTTTGCCAGTGCCCAGCATCTTGGACACATACGGCTCAATGTCCACATCCTGTTTGTGCTCAAATGTATGCGTGTTGTAAAGACGCAGCGTGGAATCCAAACTAATTATAAagatcataatttatattattatatataaagtattataatttcaattgcttAATGTAATGAACTAGATTTATTTTGAGTAGGTAATATATAGGCATtctttttctaatattaatgaaatagtttgattttttttaagttttgctgACTTGAATTTCCTAGCTTTTGCTCCATATTTTGcctatttctatttatatctatgtatctttTAGCTTCCACAAAAGTAGTcgtaattttaatgaaattaatataacttatttttgtaCTCTGAATGTTTTTCGAATTAGAAATTATTAGAATTAATTCctttttatcattaatttcTAAAAGGCCAGCTTATTACACTATCAAATCGTCTTAGCTacgttgtgtgaaaatttcagctttctaGGTCTTACGGCTTGGTCTCcccaatgatcagtgagtgagtgattatatgattattttgttgtcatggtttttttttaattcttgcgtatttttttgaaataggAATTACTTTACCGTATAGATACCCAGACGCCGGCACCGGTGGCTGCCATTTGTCGCACCTGGCTCTCCTTGCGGGGATGCGCGTCCAGCGAGTGCACAATGTTGAGCGATATGGGATCCACAATGAAGATCTTGTTGCGATGCGCGGCCCAAATGCGTTCGCCGGCCACACAGAGGCAACGTATCGAATGATTGCGATCACCGAGCGTAACCAGATGATAACTATTCAGATCCCATTGGCCGTCTGTCTGGCGGCGGAACACGGCCAATTGGGCATTGGccagcgcaacaacaacacgcgaCTCGACATGCACAATCGCCAGCACCGCATCGGGCAGAAGAACCTTGTGCAGACACTCGTGCCACCTGGACACACTGCTGTGCACGTAGAGCCAACCCTCCTGGTCACCCAGCCACATCGTTGGTCCCACCGAACTCATCGCTGGCTCATCCCGCTCCTTTGTACCCATTATGGGATTCAATGATTGcacattgttgctgttacttttgttgttgtggttgctgttgttgttgttgctgacgtGATTATTGCCCTCGGAGCTGCTGGAGAGTCGCTGAGGAGCACCTGGGaatgtttaaaattgcaattattatttaacttatgATTTGTTTATgtcttatttataatttatttatgtttataacgGCAATAGGTATGtctaaaattgcaattattatttaaatttttgacttatttataatttatttatgttttatttataattgtgaTGGCAATAatcatttcaaaaatgtaatatttttttattatgatttattaataattatgattgtgccacttttttaaagcaaattaaaaatgttttcaatattatGGTAAGAATTTAAATCAGAAATCACAtgattgcaataaatttggaatttaaaaagatgaaggtttttaaaaaaagaaattcaaatttaaatattgttttaatatttgtctgtttttttttaggattCCTACCTGGCAATGCCTGACGTATCTTGATGGAATCCACATTGCCCAAGGGTTCGGTGGCATCCACAGCAGGCAGTTGCTCATTAGATTTCTCTGTAGCCTCCTTAGcctctgccacgcccacaactgTAGCTGCTTCGTGCACTGCCTCCTGCGCCTCCGTCTCTCCCTGCTCCATTGAATCCTGCTTGCTATTGCTGTTCTGATCGGATTTGGGACGCACACGTATGAATTCCACTTTACCGAGCAGTTCGTCACCGTCGCCAGGACGTTGTAGCATCTCTCCGGCACCCGAATTGACCACCTCGGATTGCTCCAACAATGCGTAGTCGCTCTCCATGGCACCCTGCACGGATGCAATGCAGAGGAGATGCGATGCACAGATGGGAAATGCATCCAGCACCGTTGCCGATTGATTCGCATCCACCACACTCACTGTGCTGGCGGCATGTGTGCTCGTGCAGATCCACACATACGAACTGAGCTGTGTCTCCGGCtccagcgttgccagactgGCACGCGCCATTTGGCGATCCAGCGCCTCGACACTCTGCTCCGCCGTGGGACTCGTTATCTCGGCGATCTTGAGTGTCGTATGCGAATTGGCGGGTATCAGACATTGTCCATCCTTGGTGAAGCCACCATGCAGATTCACGCCAGCCGCACAAAACACCTTCATGTGCGGCGATGCCTCCGCCAGAGGATTACAGTAAACGGGCACGGGTACACCGCCCGAATGACGACCCGGATTCGCATCCTGATTCGTCTTGTTGATGGGCAAACTCCAGCCATAGGCATGCAGACGTCCGT
This genomic interval carries:
- the LOC117786516 gene encoding JNK-interacting protein 3 isoform X7 is translated as MMDNDDTMLNNCGPQSGAETVYGTEDNNMVMSEKVQQLAGSIYQEFERMINRYDEDVVKNLMPLLVNVLECLDASYRINQEQDVEVELLREDNEQLVTQYEREKSARKQSEQKLLEAEDLAEQENKELASRLESLESIVRMLELKHKNSVEHASRLEERETDLKKEYARLHERYTELFKNHVDYMERTKMLMGSTHSQMSNASDRMEVSRARLNPVARSSGPVSYGFASLENSVMLDTETICSVGSQSDDSGPPSLQNELDNLAGTVERGAATDALQQQHQATSPQSPDMSPVVPNVPANVGRSTTKKEQRSDNNLYQELSFQDNEESEENEIVTGSWVHPGEYASSANDNYFGMGKEVENLIMENNELLATKNALNIVKDDLIVKVDELTGEIEIVREELNAMQQSRTKLRQRISELEDDLKKVKEQVKQQNTEQEENDVPLAQRKRFTRVEMAMVLMERNQYKERLMELQEAVRLTEILRASRTVDNLDKKSKQSIWKYFSNLFTPSNRPTERVADGLGGGPMFRHTGGGSPAHSHGSPSRSGGGGDNRLAIGGAHPPPHPASAGLANALIMAKDYAEEGSSERISARRREQYRQLRAHVQKEDGRLHAYGWSLPINKTNQDANPGRHSGGVPVPVYCNPLAEASPHMKVFCAAGVNLHGGFTKDGQCLIPANSHTTLKIAEITSPTAEQSVEALDRQMARASLATLEPETQLSSYVWICTSTHAASTVSVVDANQSATVLDAFPICASHLLCIASVQGAMESDYALLEQSEVVNSGAGEMLQRPGDGDELLGKVEFIRVRPKSDQNSNSKQDSMEQGETEAQEAVHEAATVVGVAEAKEATEKSNEQLPAVDATEPLGNVDSIKIRQALPGAPQRLSSSSEGNNHVSNNNNSNHNNKSNSNNVQSLNPIMGTKERDEPAMSSVGPTMWLGDQEGWLYVHSSVSRWHECLHKVLLPDAVLAIVHVESRVVVALANAQLAVFRRQTDGQWDLNSYHLVTLGDRNHSIRCLCVAGERIWAAHRNKIFIVDPISLNIVHSLDAHPRKESQVRQMAATGAGVWVSIRLDSTLRLYNTHTFEHKQDVDIEPYVSKMLGTGKLGFSFVRITALMVSCNRLWIGTSNGVIISVPLAETQQKSSDPHGQMPLCCMANAQLSFHGHRDAVKFFVSVPMLQQPNGTLTFSNKRPDMLVMCGGEGYIDFRINDNDMENSIQLEPNQTIENRGDKSFLIVWHVSQR
- the LOC117786516 gene encoding JNK-interacting protein 3 isoform X9; its protein translation is MMDNDDTMLNNCGPQSGAETVYGTEDNNMVMSEKVQQLAGSIYQEFERMINRYDEDVVKNLMPLLVNVLECLDASYRINQEQDVEVELLREDNEQLVTQYEREKSARKQSEQKLLEAEDLAEQENKELASRLESLESIVRMLELKHKNSVEHASRLEERETDLKKEYARLHERYTELFKNHVDYMERTKMLMGSTHSQMSNASDRMEVSRARLNPVARSSGPVSYGFASLENSVMLDTETICSVGSQSDDSGPPSLQNELDNLAGTVERGAATDALQQQHQATSPQSPDMSPVVPNVPANVGRSTTKKEQRSDNNLYQELSFQDNEESEENEIVTGSWVHPGEYASSGMGKEVENLIMENNELLATKNALNIVKDDLIVKVDELTGEIEIVREELNAMQQSRTKLRQRISELEDDLKKVKEQVKQQNTEQEENDVPLAQRKRFTRVEMAMVLMERNQYKERLMELQEAVRLTEILRASRTVDNLDKKSKQSIWKYFSNLFTPSNRPTERVADGLGGGPMFRHTGGGSPAHSHGSPSRSGGGGDNRLAIGGAHPPPHPASAGLANALIMAKDYAEEGSSERISARRREQYRQLRAHVQKEDGRLHAYGWSLPINKTNQDANPGRHSGGVPVPVYCNPLAEASPHMKVFCAAGVNLHGGFTKDGQCLIPANSHTTLKIAEITSPTAEQSVEALDRQMARASLATLEPETQLSSYVWICTSTHAASTVSVVDANQSATVLDAFPICASHLLCIASVQGAMESDYALLEQSEVVNSGAGEMLQRPGDGDELLGKVEFIRVRPKSDQNSNSKQDSMEQGETEAQEAVHEAATVVGVAEAKEATEKSNEQLPAVDATEPLGNVDSIKIRQALPGAPQRLSSSSEGNNHVSNNNNSNHNNKSNSNNVQSLNPIMGTKERDEPAMSSVGPTMWLGDQEGWLYVHSSVSRWHECLHKVLLPDAVLAIVHVESRVVVALANAQLAVFRRQTDGQWDLNSYHLVTLGDRNHSIRCLCVAGERIWAAHRNKIFIVDPISLNIVHSLDAHPRKESQVRQMAATGAGVWVSIRLDSTLRLYNTHTFEHKQDVDIEPYVSKMLGTGKLGFSFVRITALMVSCNRLWIGTSNGVIISVPLAETQQKSSDPHGQMPLCCMANAQLSFHGHRDAVKFFVSVPMLQQPNGTLTFSNKRPDMLVMCGGEGYIDFRINDNDMENSIQLEPNQTIENRGDKSFLIVWHVSQR
- the LOC117786516 gene encoding JNK-interacting protein 3 isoform X6, with product MMDNDDTMLNNCGPQSGAETVYGTEDNNMVMSEKNEEVVSIVQQLAGSIYQEFERMINRYDEDVVKNLMPLLVNVLECLDASYRINQEQDVEVELLREDNEQLVTQYEREKSARKQSEQKLLEAEDLAEQENKELASRLESLESIVRMLELKHKNSVEHASRLEERETDLKKEYARLHERYTELFKNHVDYMERTKMLMGSTHSQMSNASDRMEVSRARLNPVARSSGPVSYGFASLENSVMLDTETICSVGSQSDDSGPPSLQNELDNLAGTVERGAATDALQQQHQATSPQSPDMSPVVPNVPANVGRSTTKKEQRSDNNLYQELSFQDNEESEENEIVTGSWVHPGEYASSGMGKEVENLIMENNELLATKNALNIVKDDLIVKVDELTGEIEIVREELNAMQQSRTKLRQRISELEDDLKKVKEQVKQQNTEQEENDVPLAQRKRFTRVEMAMVLMERNQYKERLMELQEAVRLTEILRASRTVDNLDKKSKQSIWKYFSNLFTPSNRPTERVADGLGGGPMFRHTGGGSPAHSHGSPSRSGGGGDNRLAIGGAHPPPHPASAGLANALIMAKDYAEEGSSERISARRREQYRQLRAHVQKEDGRLHAYGWSLPINKTNQDANPGRHSGGVPVPVYCNPLAEASPHMKVFCAAGVNLHGGFTKDGQCLIPANSHTTLKIAEITSPTAEQSVEALDRQMARASLATLEPETQLSSYVWICTSTHAASTVSVVDANQSATVLDAFPICASHLLCIASVQGAMESDYALLEQSEVVNSGAGEMLQRPGDGDELLGKVEFIRVRPKSDQNSNSKQDSMEQGETEAQEAVHEAATVVGVAEAKEATEKSNEQLPAVDATEPLGNVDSIKIRQALPGAPQRLSSSSEGNNHVSNNNNSNHNNKSNSNNVQSLNPIMGTKERDEPAMSSVGPTMWLGDQEGWLYVHSSVSRWHECLHKVLLPDAVLAIVHVESRVVVALANAQLAVFRRQTDGQWDLNSYHLVTLGDRNHSIRCLCVAGERIWAAHRNKIFIVDPISLNIVHSLDAHPRKESQVRQMAATGAGVWVSIRLDSTLRLYNTHTFEHKQDVDIEPYVSKMLGTGKLGFSFVRITALMVSCNRLWIGTSNGVIISVPLAETQQKSSDPHGQMPLCCMANAQLSFHGHRDAVKFFVSVPMLQQPNGTLTFSNKRPDMLVMCGGEGYIDFRINDNDMENSIQLEPNQTIENRGDKSFLIVWHVSQR
- the LOC117786516 gene encoding JNK-interacting protein 3 isoform X4; this translates as MMDNDDTMLNNCGPQSGAETVYGTEDNNMVMSEKVQQLAGSIYQEFERMINRYDEDVVKNLMPLLVNVLECLDASYRINQEQDVEVELLREDNEQLVTQYEREKSARKQSEQKLLEAEDLAEQENKELASRLESLESIVRMLELKHKNSVEHASRLEERETDLKKEYARLHERYTELFKNHVDYMERTKMLMGSTHSQMSNASDRMEVSRARLNPVARSSGPVSYGFASLENSVMLDTETICSVGSQSDDSGPPSLQNELDNLAGTVERGAATDALQQQHQATSPQSPDMSPVVPNVPANVGRSTTKKEQRSDNNLYQELSFQDNEESEENEIVTGSWVHPGEYASSANDNYFGMGKEVENLIMENNELLATKNALNIVKDDLIVKVDELTGEIEIVREELNAMQQSRTKLRQRISELEDDLKKVKEQVKQQNTEQEENDVPLAQRKRFTRVEMAMVLMERNQYKERLMELQEAVRLTEILRASRTVDNLDKKSKQSIWKYFSNLFTPSNRPTERVADGLGGGPMFRHTGGGSPAHSHGSPSRSGGGGDNRLAIGGAHPPPHPASAGLANALIMAKDYAEEGSSERISARRREQYRQLRAHVQKEDGRLHAYGWSLPINKTNQDANPGRHSGGVPVPVYCNPLAEASPHMKVFCAAGVNLHGGFTKDGQCLIPANSHTTLKIAEITSPTAEQSVEALDRQMARASLATLEPETQLSSYVWICTSTHAASTVSVVDANQSATVLDAFPICASHLLCIASVQGAMESDYALLEQSEVVNSGAGEMLQRPGDGDELLGKVEFIRVRPKSDQNSNSKQDSMEQGETEAQEAVHEAATVVGVAEAKEATEKSNEQLPAVDATEPLGNVDSIKIRQALPAFPGAPQRLSSSSEGNNHVSNNNNSNHNNKSNSNNVQSLNPIMGTKERDEPAMSSVGPTMWLGDQEGWLYVHSSVSRWHECLHKVLLPDAVLAIVHVESRVVVALANAQLAVFRRQTDGQWDLNSYHLVTLGDRNHSIRCLCVAGERIWAAHRNKIFIVDPISLNIVHSLDAHPRKESQVRQMAATGAGVWVSIRLDSTLRLYNTHTFEHKQDVDIEPYVSKMLGTGKLGFSFVRITALMVSCNRLWIGTSNGVIISVPLAETQQKSSDPHGQMPLCCMANAQLSFHGHRDAVKFFVSVPMLQQPNGTLTFSNKRPDMLVMCGGEGYIDFRINDNDMENSIQLEPNQTIENRGDKSFLIVWHVSQR
- the LOC117786516 gene encoding JNK-interacting protein 3 isoform X8, whose protein sequence is MMDNDDTMLNNCGPQSGAETVYGTEDNNMVMSEKNEEVVSIVQQLAGSIYQEFERMINRYDEDVVKNLMPLLVNVLECLDASYRINQEQDVEVELLREDNEQLVTQYEREKSARKQSEQKLLEAEDLAEQENKELASRLESLESIVRMLELKHKNSVEHASRLEERETDLKKEYARLHERYTELFKNHVDYMERTKMLMGSTHSQMSNASDRMEVSRARLNPVARSSGPVSYGFASLENSVMLDTETICSVGSQSDDSGPPSLQNELDNLAGTVERGAATDALQQQHQATSPQSPDMSPVVPNVPANVGRSTTKKEQRSDNNLYQELSFQDNEESEENEIVTGSWVHPGEYASSANDNYFGMGKEVENLIMENNELLATKNALNIVKDDLIVKVDELTGEIEIVREELNAMQQSRTKLRQRISELEDDLKKVKEQVKQQNTEQEENDVPLAQRKRFTRVEMAMVLMERNQYKERLMELQEAVRLTEILRASRTVDNLDKKSKQSIWKYFSNLFTPSNRPTERVADGLGGGPMFRHTGGGSPAHSHGSPSRSGGGGDNRLAIGGAHPPPHPASAGLANALIMAKDYAEEGSSERISARRREQYRQLRAHVQKEDGRLHAYGWSLPINKTNQDANPGRHSGGVPVPVYCNPLAEASPHMKVFCAAGVNLHGGFTKDGQCLIPANSHTTLKIAEITSPTAEQSVEALDRQMARASLATLEPETQLSSYVWICTSTHAASTVSVVDANQSATVLDAFPICASHLLCIASVQGAMESDYALLEQSEVVNSGAGEMLQRPGDGDELLGKVEFIRVRPKSDQNSNSKQDSMEQGETEAQEAVHEAATVVGVAEAKEATEKSNEQLPAVDATEPLGNVDSIKIRQALPAFPGAPQRLSSSSEGNNHVSNNNNSNHNNKSNSNNVQSLNPIMGTKERDEPAMSSVGPTMWLGDQEGWLYVHSSVSRWHECLHKVLLPDAVLAIVHVESRVVVALANAQLAVFRRQTDGQWDLNSYHLVTLGDRNHSIRCLCVAGERIWAAHRNKIFIVDPISLNIVHSLDAHPRKESQVRQMAATGAGVWVSIRLDSTLRLYNTHTFEHKQDVDIEPYVSKMLGTGKLGFSFVRITALMVSCNRLWIGTSNGVIISVPLAETQQKSSDPHGQMPLCCMANAQLSFHGHRDAVKFFVSVPMLQQPNGTLTFSNKRPDMLVMCGGEGYIDFRIRHDKYDASDNAAHLIVWKVDT
- the LOC117786516 gene encoding JNK-interacting protein 3 isoform X2; translation: MMDNDDTMLNNCGPQSGAETVYGTEDNNMVMSEKNEEVVSIVQQLAGSIYQEFERMINRYDEDVVKNLMPLLVNVLECLDASYRINQEQDVEVELLREDNEQLVTQYEREKSARKQSEQKLLEAEDLAEQENKELASRLESLESIVRMLELKHKNSVEHASRLEERETDLKKEYARLHERYTELFKNHVDYMERTKMLMGSTHSQMSNASDRMEVSRARLNPVARSSGPVSYGFASLENSVMLDTETICSVGSQSDDSGPPSLQNELDNLAGTVERGAATDALQQQHQATSPQSPDMSPVVPNVPANVGRSTTKKEQRSDNNLYQELSFQDNEESEENEIVTGSWVHPGEYASSANDNYFGMGKEVENLIMENNELLATKNALNIVKDDLIVKVDELTGEIEIVREELNAMQQSRTKLRQRISELEDDLKKVKEQVKQQNTEQEENDVPLAQRKRFTRVEMAMVLMERNQYKERLMELQEAVRLTEILRASRTVDNLDKKSKQSIWKYFSNLFTPSNRPTERVADGLGGGPMFRHTGGGSPAHSHGSPSRSGGGGDNRLAIGGAHPPPHPASAGLANALIMAKDYAEEGSSERISARRREQYRQLRAHVQKEDGRLHAYGWSLPINKTNQDANPGRHSGGVPVPVYCNPLAEASPHMKVFCAAGVNLHGGFTKDGQCLIPANSHTTLKIAEITSPTAEQSVEALDRQMARASLATLEPETQLSSYVWICTSTHAASTVSVVDANQSATVLDAFPICASHLLCIASVQGAMESDYALLEQSEVVNSGAGEMLQRPGDGDELLGKVEFIRVRPKSDQNSNSKQDSMEQGETEAQEAVHEAATVVGVAEAKEATEKSNEQLPAVDATEPLGNVDSIKIRQALPGAPQRLSSSSEGNNHVSNNNNSNHNNKSNSNNVQSLNPIMGTKERDEPAMSSVGPTMWLGDQEGWLYVHSSVSRWHECLHKVLLPDAVLAIVHVESRVVVALANAQLAVFRRQTDGQWDLNSYHLVTLGDRNHSIRCLCVAGERIWAAHRNKIFIVDPISLNIVHSLDAHPRKESQVRQMAATGAGVWVSIRLDSTLRLYNTHTFEHKQDVDIEPYVSKMLGTGKLGFSFVRITALMVSCNRLWIGTSNGVIISVPLAETQQKSSDPHGQMPLCCMANAQLSFHGHRDAVKFFVSVPMLQQPNGTLTFSNKRPDMLVMCGGEGYIDFRINDNDMENSIQLEPNQTIENRGDKSFLIVWHVSQR
- the LOC117786516 gene encoding JNK-interacting protein 3 isoform X1 — translated: MMDNDDTMLNNCGPQSGAETVYGTEDNNMVMSEKNEEVVSIVQQLAGSIYQEFERMINRYDEDVVKNLMPLLVNVLECLDASYRINQEQDVEVELLREDNEQLVTQYEREKSARKQSEQKLLEAEDLAEQENKELASRLESLESIVRMLELKHKNSVEHASRLEERETDLKKEYARLHERYTELFKNHVDYMERTKMLMGSTHSQMSNASDRMEVSRARLNPVARSSGPVSYGFASLENSVMLDTETICSVGSQSDDSGPPSLQNELDNLAGTVERGAATDALQQQHQATSPQSPDMSPVVPNVPANVGRSTTKKEQRSDNNLYQELSFQDNEESEENEIVTGSWVHPGEYASSANDNYFGMGKEVENLIMENNELLATKNALNIVKDDLIVKVDELTGEIEIVREELNAMQQSRTKLRQRISELEDDLKKVKEQVKQQNTEQEENDVPLAQRKRFTRVEMAMVLMERNQYKERLMELQEAVRLTEILRASRTVDNLDKKSKQSIWKYFSNLFTPSNRPTERVADGLGGGPMFRHTGGGSPAHSHGSPSRSGGGGDNRLAIGGAHPPPHPASAGLANALIMAKDYAEEGSSERISARRREQYRQLRAHVQKEDGRLHAYGWSLPINKTNQDANPGRHSGGVPVPVYCNPLAEASPHMKVFCAAGVNLHGGFTKDGQCLIPANSHTTLKIAEITSPTAEQSVEALDRQMARASLATLEPETQLSSYVWICTSTHAASTVSVVDANQSATVLDAFPICASHLLCIASVQGAMESDYALLEQSEVVNSGAGEMLQRPGDGDELLGKVEFIRVRPKSDQNSNSKQDSMEQGETEAQEAVHEAATVVGVAEAKEATEKSNEQLPAVDATEPLGNVDSIKIRQALPAFPGAPQRLSSSSEGNNHVSNNNNSNHNNKSNSNNVQSLNPIMGTKERDEPAMSSVGPTMWLGDQEGWLYVHSSVSRWHECLHKVLLPDAVLAIVHVESRVVVALANAQLAVFRRQTDGQWDLNSYHLVTLGDRNHSIRCLCVAGERIWAAHRNKIFIVDPISLNIVHSLDAHPRKESQVRQMAATGAGVWVSIRLDSTLRLYNTHTFEHKQDVDIEPYVSKMLGTGKLGFSFVRITALMVSCNRLWIGTSNGVIISVPLAETQQKSSDPHGQMPLCCMANAQLSFHGHRDAVKFFVSVPMLQQPNGTLTFSNKRPDMLVMCGGEGYIDFRINDNDMENSIQLEPNQTIENRGDKSFLIVWHVSQR
- the LOC117786516 gene encoding JNK-interacting protein 3 isoform X3, which produces MMDNDDTMLNNCGPQSGAETVYGTEDNNMVMSEKNEEVVSIVQQLAGSIYQEFERMINRYDEDVVKNLMPLLVNVLECLDASYRINQEQDVEVELLREDNEQLVTQYEREKSARKQSEQKLLEAEDLAEQENKELASRLESLESIVRMLELKHKNSVEHASRLEERETDLKKEYARLHERYTELFKNHVDYMERTKMLMGSTHSQMSNASDRMEVSRARLNPVARSSGPVSYGFASLENSVMLDTETICSVGSQSDDSGPPSLQNELDNLAGTVERGAATDALQQQHQATSPQSPDMSPVVPNVPANVGRSTTKKEQRSDNNLYQELSFQDNEESEENEIVTGSWVHPGEYASSGMGKEVENLIMENNELLATKNALNIVKDDLIVKVDELTGEIEIVREELNAMQQSRTKLRQRISELEDDLKKVKEQVKQQNTEQEENDVPLAQRKRFTRVEMAMVLMERNQYKERLMELQEAVRLTEILRASRTVDNLDKKSKQSIWKYFSNLFTPSNRPTERVADGLGGGPMFRHTGGGSPAHSHGSPSRSGGGGDNRLAIGGAHPPPHPASAGLANALIMAKDYAEEGSSERISARRREQYRQLRAHVQKEDGRLHAYGWSLPINKTNQDANPGRHSGGVPVPVYCNPLAEASPHMKVFCAAGVNLHGGFTKDGQCLIPANSHTTLKIAEITSPTAEQSVEALDRQMARASLATLEPETQLSSYVWICTSTHAASTVSVVDANQSATVLDAFPICASHLLCIASVQGAMESDYALLEQSEVVNSGAGEMLQRPGDGDELLGKVEFIRVRPKSDQNSNSKQDSMEQGETEAQEAVHEAATVVGVAEAKEATEKSNEQLPAVDATEPLGNVDSIKIRQALPAFPGAPQRLSSSSEGNNHVSNNNNSNHNNKSNSNNVQSLNPIMGTKERDEPAMSSVGPTMWLGDQEGWLYVHSSVSRWHECLHKVLLPDAVLAIVHVESRVVVALANAQLAVFRRQTDGQWDLNSYHLVTLGDRNHSIRCLCVAGERIWAAHRNKIFIVDPISLNIVHSLDAHPRKESQVRQMAATGAGVWVSIRLDSTLRLYNTHTFEHKQDVDIEPYVSKMLGTGKLGFSFVRITALMVSCNRLWIGTSNGVIISVPLAETQQKSSDPHGQMPLCCMANAQLSFHGHRDAVKFFVSVPMLQQPNGTLTFSNKRPDMLVMCGGEGYIDFRINDNDMENSIQLEPNQTIENRGDKSFLIVWHVSQR